In Coffea eugenioides isolate CCC68of unplaced genomic scaffold, Ceug_1.0 ScVebR1_2679;HRSCAF=3752, whole genome shotgun sequence, the genomic window GTTATATGCAAAAGATCCAGATTTTAGTGAATGCTATGCACAATGCTTACAATCTAGGTTGGATCACTTTTTTATGCATGATGGTTATTTGTTTCGAGTTGAAAAACTATGCATCCCTCAGTCTATTGTTAGTCCATGAAGCACATTCAGGTAGtctaatgggacactttggtgCTGCAAAGACTTTGGTTGTTTTAAaggaacacttctattggccaAAGATGAGAAGAGATGTGGAACGTGTGGTTGGTCGATGCATTGTgtgccacaaagctaagtctaaGACTCAACctgatacgaaccaagagacaccattgcgaactattcgagttcccctaggacccgtaactcgagcacgagctaagaagatgagggaggaactccaaggacttgttcatgagatacaaggccaagaaattgtccccaaggtcattgagggacttgagcatgaaggaatgaaagccatccatgtagtgcacgtcaaagagaaccatgtgtgacccttctctagtcacatttgctgttttaattaagtcattgtaataagggcttaatggtccatagcattgcttatttacctaagcgatgacctcataaggttatttacctaagcgatgacctcataaggttgtttacctaagggatgacctcataaggtttggtcaagcccacaattcttagtcttatggaaatagtcaagcctacaattgttagtcttagtcaagaccacaactctagactagttccacatttagttgttcatctctatgtaaggctataaatagcccacacttccaatggatttaggcattcaatcaataaatcagattttgagagttttcttggtttctccaaggcttcttgaataccttagaatttctctaggtgttcgtgacttatcaatctagaatcgcactaggttgtggcgtcttctaccattataccaaggttcgttaaccacgtgattaacgggttgaggtcatccgctccaaacttggtgtcctcttgtcgatcctgaatctaatcttttacgggtttcgtcacaaggttggcgacgttcgtatcagttggtaatcagagctagttaagaggtatcacgttatatccctttatttatttcctttcgagtcaagttgtccaaaattctgttttcatgttctaagtttgctatccgcaatttccagatttgttacttcgtgttcttgcgttatttttccagatttgttacgTCATAAACTTGTgtctagttgttgttaattgcTGTGGTTAGTCTTGTTTGGTCCAGCCTTTTCttttgtgtcttattcttgattctttgtttgagtcttgtttctatcctgttatatccattcaattccagtctttttgttctatttgatcattcgaggttactgttcatccgaaaaaaaaatcagtttgtAGCAAGGGTTTTAGAGTCCTATCTAGTTATtaccttgtgttcttgtttacatacaaaaaaaaaatatataaaaaaaaatatagctgGCTAACCTTACAAAAATTCCTggaaatctgtcttgatcaaaacttgggtttcttgaagttcctgattgtttaaaaccacaatcttgaagttcttggaactttagttgggattcttgaagccaaccaaaatctgtcttgatcaaatcgtgaaatcttggattgtttggggaggaaatcatcttcaattttgtgtttcttgaattctggaaattaacatcttgaattcttgaaagaatcttgaagtttctgggttttgggaaccaaatcttggtaaacaacaaggctgcaaaatttcagctgcCAAAATCCTTGTGTTCACTACAACAATCTTCTTTCTTGACTAAGAACATTTTAgccacgaaatttgactcttcttggctgattagaaaacaaaaacaaaggaagaagaagaatattCAGCCTATTCAAGTCAAATTTCCCAACctattcaagtcaaattttccaacctgttcaaagtcaaattttccacccttgttcccaaaaacaaccaaatcagttccAATCTTGAACTTGACCTTAGAATTTATGGGAACCAGCAAATAGGAAGACTAATCCTTGTTTCCAAAGGattaaggaagaaaagtcaGCCTTGGGTTTCCAAAACAGTCCTACCGCAACACAAATTCATCTTCCATTCGGATTCCATCTTTGCAACCATTGGGGAATTTCTGTCCAATCattaattctggaaatttttgtgCATCATTAGGTCAGTTTTAAGTGTCATTCTGAATCCTCTAAGTGTCCATTTACCTACCAAAACACTGACCAGAAATGCAGCAACcagcagctcaaaattccagttttgggtAGAGTTTTGTCTAGGATCCTTAAAATTCAACTCTGAGTCATTCATTGAGTCGTGGTCAGTCTCttcatcttttgttttttttcgtTCAAAGTGCTACAATCTTGTGACCCTGGTTGGTAAGTCGATCCACACTAGAAGGAGTTCTAACTTCTTCGAGGAGTTGACCGAGGAGCCTTGAAAATACCTTGGTGAGTTCATTAGAGTGTTCAAACACGAGAGCGAGAGTAAACACGTGAGGAAGTGTGCGAGATAAACTTTGCTTctttccattattattttttttaccctACCATGGCTAACGAGGGGGGAGCAAGCTCCCAAGCTTTTGATCTTAAACTTTTCACAGAAGCAATCAAAGGCGAATTGGGACGCATGATGGACCAAAAACTTGAACTAATGCATCAACGCATTGACAGCTTAGAGTTGTCTCATGGAAGCTCCAAAGGCAGCCGTGGAAAGGCTTATGCACATGAGTCTACCGACTCTAACTCAGACAACAACTATGAGCATAAGCAAAGTAGGTCCAAGCGTGAAGCTAGGCCTTCAAATGACCACATTCCGGGCATAAAGATGAAAATTCCGCCTTTCCAAGGACGATCAGACCCCGATGCCTACTTAGAGTGGGAGAAGCGGATTGAACTTGTCTTCGATTGCAATACTTACTCGGAGGAGCAAAAGGTCAAGTTGGCCGTGGTcgaattcaccgactacgccgTTGTGTGGTGGGATCAACTCTCTACTAGTCGAAGGAGGAGTCGTGAACCTACCATACAAACTTGGACGGAGCTAAGACGACTAATGAGGAAGCGTTTCGTACCAAGTCACTACTACCGTGACTTGTACCAaaagcttcaaaccctcaaCCAAGGAGCACGAAGTGTCGAGGACTAtcacaaggaaatggaaatactcATGCTACGGGCAGACATCATGGAGGATCGAGAAGCAACAATGGCACGCTTCTTGAACGGATTAAGGCCCGAAATTGCTGATCAAGTGGAGTTACACCACTATGTGGAACTTGGGGACTTGGTGGAGAAGGCCATCAAGATTGAAAGGAGGATTAAGAGGAAGGATTCAACTCGGAGTTACTCCAACTTTTCACCCTCTTATCCCCGAACTACACCACCAAAGAAAGAGGATAAAGGGCCGAGTAATTCCATCCCTTCAAGACCGAGGCCGGATACGACTAAGTGGGAGTCTAAAGCAACACCAAAGACTGCCATTGAGTTGAGCTTGGGGCGAAATCGAGATACtagatgcttcaaatgccaaggccgAGGGCATATTGCTAGCCAATGCCCGAACCAACGCACTATGATCATCTTACCCAATGGTGAGTTTCtcactgatgatgaagatgagaaggaggagttgccatcccttgaggaagaagaggaagcatTGCCCATCGATGAACGAGTTGGACTCGTTGTCAGACGAGCCTTAGCAACCCAAGTGAAAGCCGCTGACCATGCACAAAGGGAGAACATTTTCTACACCCGTTGCTATATCAAAGGCAAGGTATGTAGTTTGATCATAGATGGAGGTAGTTGTGCTAATGTTGCTAGTGccttgatggtggagaaactagcACTACCCACTCTACGACATCCAACACCGTATCGTTTGCAATGGTTGAACGATAGCGGGGATGTTCGTGTGACCAAGCAAGTCCAAGTACCTTTCCGAATTGGAAAGTATGAGGATGTGGTGTTATGCGACGTGGTCCCTATGCAAGCATGTCACATACTATTGGGGAGACCATGGCAATTCGACAAGGGAGTTACATTCGATGGCATTACTAATAAATACTCTTTCAAGCAAGGCGAGAAGAGGATTGTGCTTGTGCCACTCACTCCTATTCAAGTTCGTGAAGATCAAGAAAGCTTGATCAAGGAAAGTGAGCTcgagaatgagaagaaaaaaatagaaaaagccgAGAGCTCAACAGAAAATGATAAGGCCGagaaaattgagaggaaaaaaacaTATGGTGAGCCggccaaaattgaaaagagagagaaaaggcaaaATCTATTGATAAAAGCCAATGCAGTaagaaaagttttgagtgttaataCACCCATCTTTGTACTTTTGTGCAAAGAGGTGTTGGTTGTTACAAGTGATCTTACTAACACTCTACCATCTAGTATTGTCTCTCTTTTGCAGGATTATGAGGATGTCTTTCCCGATGAGATTCCAAATGGACTACCACCAATAAGGggaattgagcatcaaattgacTTGGTTCCAGGTGCCCCACTTCCTAACAGACCAGCCTACAAAATGGGTCCAGATGAGACAAAGGAGCTCCAACGCCAAATCGAAGAGCTTCTAACAAAGGGATGGGCACGAGAAAGCTTGAGCCCATGTGCGGTTCCCGTCATCTTGGTGCctaaaaaggatggaagttggcgaatgtgcactgactgtagggccgttaatgcaataacggtaaaatatcgtcaccctattcctagacttgatgatatgttagatgagctatatggtgctgtgattttcactaaaattgatctaaaaagcggttatcatcaaattaggatgaaagagggggatgaatggaaaacagcctttaaaaccaaacatggcttgtacgagtggttagttatgccatttggactaactaatgcacctagtacgttcatgagattgatgaaccatgtacttcgtccattccttggaaaatttgtagttgtatattttgacgaTATCCTGATTTATAGTAGGAGCTTAGATGAGCATGTTGAACATGTGAAGCTTGTTCTTGATGTACTTCGAAGGGAAAAGCTctatgctaaccttaagaagtgctccTTTTGTACTGATCAACTTGTCTTCCTAGGCTTTGTTGTGAGTAAACAGGGAATCAAAGTGGACGAGGAGAAGGttaaagcaattcgagaatggCCTACTCCAAGCACGGTGGGTGAGGTACGTAGCTTCCACGGTCTTGCTAGTTTTTATAGACGATTTGTTAAAGATTTTAGTACCATTGCTGCACCTCTAACTGctgtaattaagaaaaatgagccatttGTGTGGAGAGATGCTCAAGTATGTGCTTTCCAAATGCTTAAACAtcaactcacacatgcaccactACTTGCATTACCATGCTTTGACAAGATGTTTGAAATAGAGTGTGATGCATCTGGGGTGGGTATTGGAGCTGTCCTAATGCAAGAGGGCAAACCAATTGCATACTTTAGTGAAAAACTCAATGGGGCAGTTTTGAACTATTCCACTTATGATAAGGAGTTGTACTCCTTAATCCGTGCTTTAGAAACTTGGCAACATTACTTGAGACCAAGGGAATTTGTCATACACACTGACCATGAGTCGCTTAAGCACATTAAGTCACAATACAAGTTGAATAAGCGTCATGTTaggtggattgcatttattgaaaccttcccttatgtgattaagtacaaagtggggaaaactaatgttgttgctgatgcattatcacgtCGGTACTCTTTGCTTACTCAACTTGATGCAAGGTTGTTAGGATTTGAATTAGTTAAAGAGTTATACACCAATGACCCAGATTTCTCAGGTATTTATGACTCTTGTGGTTCAGCAACTCAAGGTAAATTCTACAtccttgatggatttcttttctACCTCAATCGACTATGTATACCTAACTGCTCTATTCGCTCTTTACTTGTTAGGGAAGCACATGGAGGTGGCttgatgggacactttggcGTGGCTAAAACCTTAGCTATCCTTCAAGAGCACTTCCATTGGCCAAGGATGAAACGAGATGTGGAGCGAATGGTGGCTAAATGCATTACttgccacaaagctaagtctaaACTTCAACCCTATGGCCTTTATAGTCCTTTACCTGTACCTAAGGAACCTTGGACCGACATTtccatggattttgttttagggttgcctaggtcaaagaggggaaatgatagcatctttgttattgttgacagattttcaaaaatggcacattttataccatgtcacaaaacagatgatgcatcgcacattgctgatttgtttttcaaagaaatcattagattgcatggcatgcctaggacaattgtctctgatagggatgtcaaatttttgagttacttttggaaaactttgtggggaaaattgggtaccaaattgctattttctactactagtcacccacaaactgatggccaaactgaggttGTCAATCGTACACTATCTACACTCTTGCGTgccatcattagaaaaaacattagaacctgggaagagtgtttaccccatgttgagtttgcatacaatcgtacggtgcatagttctactcatttttcaccatttgaaatagtctatggttttaaccctttAACACCACTAGACTTATCACCTTTACCTTCTTCTGAGCACATTAACATGGATGGTGCTAAACGAGCAgattttgtcaagaaattacACCAGCAGGTACGCCTAAACATTGAGCGAAGGATGGACCAAGTTGCTCAACGGGTTAACAAGGGACGCCAACGCGTTGTGTTTGAACCTGGTGACTGGGTGTGGTTACATCTACGCAAGGAAAGGTTCCCAGTCCAAAGGCGCAATAAATTACTTCCCCGAGGAGATGGGCCGTTCCAAGTCATcaagcgcatcaatgacaatgcttacaaactggacctacccggtgagtacaatgtgagcgctacattcaatgtctctgatctatctccttttcttgcagacgatgaagttgatttgaggacaaatccttttgaagaggagggggatgatacgaaccaagagacaccattgcgaactattcgagttcccctaggacccgtaactcgagcacgagctaagaagatgagggaggaactccaaggacttgttcatgagatacaaggccaagaaattgtccccaaggtcattgagggacttgagcatgaaggaatgaaagccatccatgtagtgcacgtcaaagagaaccatgtgtgacccttctctagtcacatttgctgttttaattaagtcattgtaataagggcttaatggtccatagcattgcttatttacctaagcgatgacctcataaggttatttacctaagcgatgacctcataaggttgtttacctaagggatgacctcataaggtttggtcaagcccacaattcttagtcttatggaaatagtcaagcctacaattgttagtcttagtcaagaccacaactctagactagttccacatttagttgttcatctctatgtaaggctataaatagcccacacttccaatggatttaggcattcaatcaataaatcagattttgagagttttcttggtttctccaaggcttcttgaataccttagaatttctctaggtgttcgtgacttatcaatctagaatcgcactaggttgtggcgtcttctaccattataccaaggttcgttaaccacgtgattaacgggttgaggtcatccgctccaa contains:
- the LOC113757055 gene encoding uncharacterized protein LOC113757055, giving the protein MANEGGASSQAFDLKLFTEAIKGELGRMMDQKLELMHQRIDSLELSHGSSKGSRGKAYAHESTDSNSDNNYEHKQSRSKREARPSNDHIPGIKMKIPPFHTYSEEQKVKLAVVEFTDYAVVWWDQLSTSRRRSREPTIQTWTELRRLMRKRFVPSHYYRDLYQKLQTLNQGARSVEDYHKEMEILMLRADIMEDREATMARFLNGLRPEIADQVELHHYVELGDLVEKAIKIERRIKRKDSTRSYSNFSPSYPRTTPPKKEDKGPSNSIPSRPRPDTTKWESKATPKTAIELSLGRNRDTRCFKCQGRGHIASQCPNQRTMIILPNGEFLTDDEDEKEELPSLEEEEEALPIDERVGLVVRRALATQVKAADHAQRENIFYTRCYIKGKVCSLIIDGGSCANVASALMVEKLALPTLRHPTPYRLQWLNDSGDVRVTKQVQVPFRIGKYEDVVLCDVVPMQACHILLGRPWQFDKGDYEDVFPDEIPNGLPPIRGIEHQIDLVPGAPLPNRPAYKMGPDETKELQRQIEELLTKGWARESLSPCAVPVILVPKKDGSWRMCTDCFVVSKQGIKVDEEKVKAIREWPTPSTVGEVRSFHGLASFYRRFVKDFSTIAAPLTAVIKKNEPFVWRDAQVCAFQMLKHQLTHAPLLALPCFDKMFEIECDASGVGIGAVLMQEGKPIAYFSEKLNGAVLNYSTYDKELYSLIRALETWQHYLRPREFVIHTDHESLKHIKSQYKLNKRHVRWIAFIETFPYVIKYKVGKTNVVADALSRKFYILDGFLFYLNRLCIPNCSIRSLLVREAHGGGLMGHFGVAKTLAILQEHFHWPRMKRDVERMVAKCITCHKAKSKLQPYGLYSPLPVPKEPWTDISMDFVLGLPRSKRGNDSIFVIVDRFSKMAHFIPCHKTDDASHIADLFFKEIIRLHGMPRTIVSDRDVKFLSYFWKTLWGKLGTKLLFSTTSHPQTDGQTEVVNRTLSTLLRAIIRKNIRTWEECLPHVEFAYNRTVHSSTHFSPFEIVYGFNPLTPLDLSPLPWVWLHLRKERFPVQRRNKLLPRGDGPFQVIKRINDNAYKLDLPDDEVDLRTNP